A genomic window from Silene latifolia isolate original U9 population chromosome Y, ASM4854445v1, whole genome shotgun sequence includes:
- the LOC141631118 gene encoding uncharacterized protein LOC141631118: MTRTPATNQVEYTWGGTPATAASQIRQTAVLEQQNFARGPEHLSQEHQRPTGRETYIEQQYQELRSLLRSVSGMPLPMEMAAPESYADSPFTDDIATVALPKGFSVPTMNLFDGTTDPCDHISQFKQKMMVTTTTGTSKEACMCKGFGSTLTGAALQWFVGLPNGTISSFADLVNAFNQQFSSSRRTPKQPSDLYRIVQEIGESIKDYVTRFNAEKVFIRGCDMSTAINAFRQGLDLESNLYKELTMYPCERFEEVQQRATAALRLEEDIQARKGVTNFDKTNKKFTTEKKDERAKPYSRPNISRIAEKTQQIDDSPHPPKLSEYGFNTRIEGLLKALRSLGDQVRWPKPPTHDRPNDNRDSSKRCEWHQDIGHKIEDCYRLRKKVKF; encoded by the coding sequence ATGACCAGGACGCCAGCCACGAATCAAGTTGAATATACATGGGGAGGCACCCCGGCGACAGCAGCGTCGCAGATACGCCAAACAGCAGTCTTAGAACAGCAAAACTTTGCACGAGGACCAGAACATCTGTCACAGGAGCATCAGCGACCCACCGGAAGAGAGACATATATAGAACAACAATACCAGGAACTACGGAGCCTCCTTCGGAGTGTCTCAGGAATGCCTCTGCCTATGGAGATGGCTGCACCAGAAAGCTACGCTGACTCACCATTTACTGACGATATAGCCACCGTGGCCTTACCAAAAGGATTTAGCGTCCCAACGATGAATCTCTTCGATGGAACCACAGACCCTTGCGATCATATCAGTCAattcaagcagaaaatgatggttaCCACGACAACGGGAACCTCGAAAGAGGCATGTATGTGTAAAGGGTTTGGGTCAACCCtaaccggagcagcattacagtGGTTCGTCGGCCTGCCTAATGGGACCATATCTTCATTCGCCGATTTGGTCAACGCGTTCAATCAGCAGTTCTCCAGCAGCCGGAGAACACCCAAGCAGCCGAGTGATCTATACAGGATAGTTCAGGAGATAGGTGAATCAATCAAGGATTACGTCACCAGGTTCAATGCAGAAAAAGTCTTCATACGAGGCTGCGATATGTCCACTGCCATCAACGCCTTCAGGCAGGGCCTGGATCTGGaatcaaacctctacaaagaattaACGATGTATCCTTGTGAGAGATTCGAAGAAGTCCAGCAGAGAGCTACAGCGGCGTTAAGGTTAGAAGAAGACATACAGGCTCGAAAGGGAGTAACAAACTTCGACAAGACAAACAAGAAATTCACAACAGAAAAGAAAGACGAACGAGCTAAGCCATACAGCAGACCCAATATTAGCAGAATAGCAGAAAAAACTCAGCAAATTGATGACTCTCCGCATCCTCCTAAGCTATCAGAGTACGGATTCAACACGAGAATAGAAGGGTTGCTGAAAGCACTCAGAAGCCTGGGTGATCAAGTGAGGTGGCCAAAGCCTCCCACTCATGATCGACCCAACGACAACAGAGACAGCAGCAAGAGATGCGAATGGCATCAGGACATAGGTCACAAGATAGAAGACTGCTACAGGTTGCGAAAGAAAGTAAAGTTCTAG